The genomic stretch AGACCTCGGGCTTCACCGGGCCCGTCATCGTCCGCTGGTACAGGACGAGGGTGTAGAGCGCGGCGAGGACGATGCCGAAGGTGGCGATGACGCCGATCACCGGATAGCGCGCGAACGTGCCGACCAGGACCAGGAACTCGCTCACGAACGGGGCTAGTCCGGGCAGCGAGAGGGTGGCGAGGCCACCGATCAGGAAGGTGCCGGCGAGCACCGGCGCGACCTTCTGCACGCCTCCGTAGTCGGCGATGAGCCGCGAGCCGCGCCGGGAGATCAGGAAGCCGGCGACCAGCATCAGCGCGGCCGTGGAGATGCCGTGGTTGACCATGTAGAGCGTGGCGCCGGACTGGCCCTGGCTGGTCATCGCGAAGATACCCATGATGATGAAGCCGAAGTGCGAGATCGACGCGTACGCCACCAGGCGCTTGATGTCCCGCTGGCCGACGGCGAGCAGTGCGCCGTAGACGATGCTGATGAGCGCCAGTACGAGGATGACGGGCGTCGCCCACTTGCTGGCCTCCGGGAACAGCTGGAGGCAGAAGCGGAGCATCGCGAACGTGCCCACCTTGTCGACGACCGCGGTGATGAGGACGGCGACCGGGGCGGTGGACTCCTGCATGGCGTTGGGCAGCCAGGTGTGCAGCGGCCACAGCGGCGCCTTCACCGCGAAGGCGAAGAAGAAGCCGAGGAACAGCCAGCGTTCGGTGCTCGTCGCCATGTGCAGCGAGCCGTTGGCACGGGCCTGTGCGATCTCCTGGAGGCTGAAGTTTCCGGCCACTACGTAGAGGCCGATCACCGCGGCCAGCATGATCAGGCCGCCGACCAGGTTGTAGAGCAGGAACTTCACAGCCGCGTACGACCGCTGCGTCGAGGCCGCCTTCTCGCCCTGCGCATGGGCGCGGTCTCCGAAGCCGCCGATGAGGAAGTACATCGGGATGAGCATGGCTTCGAAGAAGATGTAGAAGACGAAGACGTCGGTGGCCTCGAAGGAGATGAGCACCATCGCCTCGACGGCGAGGATCAGCGCGAAGAAGCCCTGGGTGGGCCGCCAGCGCCGGCTGCCGGTCTCCAGCGGGTCGGCGTCGTGCCAGCCGGCGAGGATGATGAACGGGATCAGTACGGCGGTCAGCGCGATCAGTGCCACCGCGATGCCGTCGACACCCAGCTCGTACCGCACCCCGAAGTCCTTGATCCAGGCGTGGGATTCGGTGAGCTGGTAGCGGGCGCCGTTCGGATCGAAGCGGACCAGGACGGTGACCGCCAGGGCGAGCGTGGCGAGCGAGACGAGCAGCGCCAGCCACTTGGCGGCGGTGCGCCACGCGGCCGGTACGGCGGCCGTGGCGACGGCCCCTACGGCCGGGAGCGCCGCCGTCGCTGTCAGCAGAGGAAAGGACATCGGTATCAGACCGCCCTCATCAGCAGGGTCGCGGCGACCAGGAGTGCCGCACCGCCGAACATCGAGACCGCGTAGGAGCGGGCGAAGCCGTTCTGGAGCCGGCGCAGCCGCCCGGACAGGCCGCCGAAGCTTGCCGCTGTGCCGTTGACGACACCGTCGACCAGGGTGTGGTCGACGTACACCAGGGAGCGCGTCAGGTGCTCGCCGCCGCGTACCAG from Streptomyces roseochromogenus subsp. oscitans DS 12.976 encodes the following:
- a CDS encoding NADH-quinone oxidoreductase subunit M, whose product is MSFPLLTATAALPAVGAVATAAVPAAWRTAAKWLALLVSLATLALAVTVLVRFDPNGARYQLTESHAWIKDFGVRYELGVDGIAVALIALTAVLIPFIILAGWHDADPLETGSRRWRPTQGFFALILAVEAMVLISFEATDVFVFYIFFEAMLIPMYFLIGGFGDRAHAQGEKAASTQRSYAAVKFLLYNLVGGLIMLAAVIGLYVVAGNFSLQEIAQARANGSLHMATSTERWLFLGFFFAFAVKAPLWPLHTWLPNAMQESTAPVAVLITAVVDKVGTFAMLRFCLQLFPEASKWATPVILVLALISIVYGALLAVGQRDIKRLVAYASISHFGFIIMGIFAMTSQGQSGATLYMVNHGISTAALMLVAGFLISRRGSRLIADYGGVQKVAPVLAGTFLIGGLATLSLPGLAPFVSEFLVLVGTFARYPVIGVIATFGIVLAALYTLVLYQRTMTGPVKPEVSAMPDLRARELVVVAPLIVLLIFLGVYPKPVTDIVNPAVKQTMSDVHKTDPKPSVEAAK